The Mycolicibacterium monacense genome contains the following window.
CTGCAGTACTTCATGTATCTCGAGGGCATCCAGTTCTTCCGGCTCGCCCAAGCCAGCGCCATGGCCTTCATCGTGCTGGTGCTGGTGCTGGCCGTGATCGTCGTCGCCTTCCGCGCGATGGAGCGCAGCCGCGAAAGGACCACCGCCTGATGACCCGGCCGCGTCCCCTCGAGGTCCTGCGCATCGCCGTGCTCACCGCGGCGCTGGTGTTCGTGCTGTTTCCCATCGCCTGGGTCGCGCTGGCGAGTTTCAAGACGCCGGCGCAGATGTCCGAGCCGTTCCTCATCGCGTTCGGCCCCACCCTGGACAACTGGCGCGCGGTGCTCGACTCGGGCATCTTCGCCGCCGCGGGCCGCAGCGTCGTGGTCGGTGTGGTCACCGTGGTGGTGAGCCTCGTGGTTGGCAGCATGGGCGCCTACGTGATCGCCAAATACCGCGCGGGTGGCTCGCTGACCCGCTTCGGCATGCTTGCCGCGCAAGTGGTTCCGCCCGCGGTGATGGTCTTCCCGTTCCTGACGATGGCCCAGGCGTTGCGGATGACCGACACGCTGGTGCCGGTGATCTTCGCGCACCTGTCGTTCGTGCTGCCGCTGGTGACCTGGTTTCTGATCGGATTCTTCGAGGCCGTCCCGGCCTCACTCGAGGAGCAGGCCCGCGTCGACGGGTTCACCCGGTGGCAGGCGTTCCGGCTGGTCGTGCTGCCGCAGGTGCTGCCCGGCATCGGCGCGGCGGGGATCTTCGGGTTCACGCTGTCGTGGAACGACATGTTCTACGGGCTCATCCTGGCGCCCGGCAATGCCGCGATCCTGCCGGTGGCGATCTCGAACTTCAACACCTTCCGCGGCGTCCAGATCGGGACGATGAGCGCCGCGATCATGATCGCCATCGTGCCGGTGGTGGTCGCCAGCTTCTTCATCCAGCGACGCCTGGTCCAGGGGATCAGCGGCGGCGCGGTCAAGTACTAGTAGCGAGGAACTCCCCCACATGGCATCGGTCACCTTCTCAGCGGTCACCAAGGCGTTCGGCGACGCCACCGTGGTCTCGGAACTCGACCTCGAACTGACCGACGGCAGCATGACCGTGCTGGTCGGACCGTCGGGATGCGGTAAGACCACGTCGCTGCGCATGCTCGCCGGGCTCGAGAAGGTCAGCTCCGGGTCCATCCACATCGGCGACCGCGACGTCACCGCACTGGAACCCAAGGAACGCGATATCGCGATGGTGTTCCAGAACTACGCGCTGTATCCGCATCTGTCGGTGCGCGAGA
Protein-coding sequences here:
- a CDS encoding carbohydrate ABC transporter permease; the encoded protein is MTRPRPLEVLRIAVLTAALVFVLFPIAWVALASFKTPAQMSEPFLIAFGPTLDNWRAVLDSGIFAAAGRSVVVGVVTVVVSLVVGSMGAYVIAKYRAGGSLTRFGMLAAQVVPPAVMVFPFLTMAQALRMTDTLVPVIFAHLSFVLPLVTWFLIGFFEAVPASLEEQARVDGFTRWQAFRLVVLPQVLPGIGAAGIFGFTLSWNDMFYGLILAPGNAAILPVAISNFNTFRGVQIGTMSAAIMIAIVPVVVASFFIQRRLVQGISGGAVKY